Within Candidatus Thermoplasmatota archaeon, the genomic segment ACGTTGGCCGCTTCGGCCGTCACGCCAAGGTCGCGCGTCCAGCGGGCACGGATTTCGTGCGGGTGCTCGAGGGCCGGAAGCGCCTGCCACTGCGGCGCGAGTTCGACGGGCGGAAGGTCGGGATCGGGAACGAAGCGGTAGTCCTCGGCCGTCTCCTTGGCGCGAAGCAAGACCGTGACGGCGCGCGCCTCGTCGAAGTGGCGCGTCTCGCGATCGATGCGGCCCCCGGAGGCGAGGATCCCGCTCTGGCGCTCGATCTCGTGGGCAAGCGCAAGCTGCACGTTGTGGGCGCTGTTGACGTTCTTCACCTCGACGCGCTCGCCGCCCTCGACGCTCACGTTTGCGTCGGCCTTGAGCCCACCGGCCCCCAGGAGGCCGGCGTACTGCATCACGAGACGCAATTCCTCGATCCACGCGCGGGCGGCGGCGGGCGAGCCGAGCACGGGCTCCGTGACGATCTCGACAAGCGGCGCGCCGCTGCGGTTCCAGTCCACCTCGCCGCGGCGAAGCTCGTACGTGCCCGGGTCCTCCTCGAGATGGATCTCGCGCACGGCCACGCCCGAAAGCTCGCCACGCTCGCCCAGCGGAAGCGAGGTCCTCTGGTAGTTCGCCGGAAGATCGGGATAGAAGTAGTGCTTGCGAAGGAAGCGAAGCGCGGGTGCCTCCTCGCATCGCAGCAGGCGCGCGGCCGTAAGCGCGGCGCGGACGGCCGCCTGGTTGGGCGCCATGGGCTTTGCGCCGGGCTGCGCCGTGCAGACCTCGCACACGTTCTCGTTGGCCCGCACGGCCGAGAGGAACGCGGCCGGGCAGCGGCAGAAGAGCTTCGAGGCCGTCGCGAGGTAGGCGTGCACCTCGAGGCCGATCAAGACGCTCAGGCCATCGCCTCCCACGTTCGCAGCGCCGAGAGGACGCGCCGATCCGCGCCGCGCGGTCCAAGGACCTGCAGGCCCACGGGCAGCCCCGGGCTTCGAACGGGCGTCGAGGCGGCGGGGATGCCGGCGAGGTTGGCGGCCACCGTGAGCACGTCGGCCGCGTACATCGAGAGGGGATCTTCGACGCGCTCCCCCAACCGGAACGCCGCGAAGGGCATCGTCGGCGCGAGCAGGAGGTCCGCCTCCCGGAAGGCCCGCTCGAACCCCTGCCGGACGCGCTCGCGCGCGGCAAGCGCAAGCCCGTACCACCGGTCGCGGTGCTCCTTCATCGTGACGTACGTCCCAAGGGCGATGCGGCGCCGCACCTCCGGGCCGAAGACGGCGCGGTTTCCCATGGTCGTCTCGACGAGCCCCCGGTCGGGCCCCGGGCGCGCGCCGTACCGGTAGCCGTCGTAGCGCTGCATGGCGCTTGCAAACTCGGCGTAGTTCAGAAGATAGTAGGATCCCAGCGCCTCCGAAAGCGCCGGGATCGACACCTCGACCGCCTCGGGCGCAAGCCGGCTTGCGGCCTCGCGCACGCGGCGCTCCACGTCCGCATCGACGCCCACGAACATCTCCCGCACGAGCGCGAACCGCGGACGCGCGACGTCGCCCTCGGCGCGCGCCGGAGCTGCCGTCCTCGTGACGGGATCGCGCGGATCGGGCCCGGCGGCGACGTCCAGGAACAGCGAGAGCCCCTCGGACGACGCCGCGATCGGGGCGGGCGATTCGAGGCTCATCGCCAAATCGGCCAGGCCGTGCCGCGAAACGAGGCCGTACGAGGGCTTGAGCGCGCTTGCGCCGCAGAACGCCGCCGGGCAGCGGACGCTTCCCCCCGTGTCGCTTCCCACGGCAAGGTCGGCAAGGCCGGCCGCCACGCTTGCGCCCGCGCCGCTGGAGCTGCCGC encodes:
- the gatB gene encoding Asp-tRNA(Asn)/Glu-tRNA(Gln) amidotransferase subunit GatB: MIGLEVHAYLATASKLFCRCPAAFLSAVRANENVCEVCTAQPGAKPMAPNQAAVRAALTAARLLRCEEAPALRFLRKHYFYPDLPANYQRTSLPLGERGELSGVAVREIHLEEDPGTYELRRGEVDWNRSGAPLVEIVTEPVLGSPAAARAWIEELRLVMQYAGLLGAGGLKADANVSVEGGERVEVKNVNSAHNVQLALAHEIERQSGILASGGRIDRETRHFDEARAVTVLLRAKETAEDYRFVPDPDLPPVELAPQWQALPALEHPHEIRARWTRDLGVTAEAANVLLAERPLARAHEELARAVDPKLAFDFLVRDVKGELNYRSLEFAGSRLTVEGLAALLRALSEGSLTRQAARESLRRWLDGAALEDALGERLGVVGTDEVTRVVEEVLATEADAVAKLRAGKSGTLNFLVGEAMRRLAGRAKPDAVRAEIERRLR
- a CDS encoding amidase family protein, whose product is MASLRGGESVEDRVARLAEAARRDPHNVYVSLDVEAAMARARALDRGPREGRLFGLVVSVKDNLAVAGQRMTCGSRVLETYVAPYTATVVERLEREGAVVLGKTNLDEFACGSSGENSAFGPTRNPRDSSRVPGGSSSGAGASVAAGLADLAVGSDTGGSVRCPAAFCGASALKPSYGLVSRHGLADLAMSLESPAPIAASSEGLSLFLDVAAGPDPRDPVTRTAAPARAEGDVARPRFALVREMFVGVDADVERRVREAASRLAPEAVEVSIPALSEALGSYYLLNYAEFASAMQRYDGYRYGARPGPDRGLVETTMGNRAVFGPEVRRRIALGTYVTMKEHRDRWYGLALAARERVRQGFERAFREADLLLAPTMPFAAFRLGERVEDPLSMYAADVLTVAANLAGIPAASTPVRSPGLPVGLQVLGPRGADRRVLSALRTWEAMA